GCGGTCGCGGGCGTCGGCCAGGCGGGCAAACGTCTCCTGGAGGGTCAGGGCCAGCCGCGCGAGTTCGTCGCCCTCGCCCGCGCCGGGGACGGGCCGCCGCAGATTCCCCCCCGCCCCGATGTCCCGCGCTGCGCCTTCCAGCGTCCGCACAGGCGCGAGCAGCCGCCCCGCCACCGTCCAGCCCAGGGCCAGCGCGAGGGCCAGCGCCAGCGGCACCAGCACCCACAGCGCCCGCCCGAAGGCCGCCTGTGCCTCGCCCAGTGCCCGCGCGTCGGTCACGACGGTCAGCTCGGCGCGGCCACGAGCCAGCACGCTCACCGCCACCAGGCGGTCGCCCAGGCGGTACGTGCCGGGCCGCAGGCCCGTGGGAATGCCCTCCGGGAAGCGGGGGGTGGTCAGCATCCTGACCCGGCCGCCCCCCGCCGTGAGCAGCCGCACGTCGAGCTGGCGGGTCTGGGGGTCGGCGTCCACAATCGCCGCCAGGTCCGCCGGGGCCAGGGTGCCCTGCACGCCCAGCAGGGCTGCCAGCAGGTCGTCGCCCCGGCCCAGTTCCGCCGCCACCCGCGCCTGCACCACCCCCACCGCCGAGGTCAGCCGGTCCCGCTGCGCCGCGAACAGAAAGCTGTTCACCACGAAAAACAGCCCCGCCGCCACCAGCGCCACCGCGAGCGCCGTCGCCAGCGCGGCCCAGAGGGCGAGGCGGGCGCGCAGGGAAAGGGGGGCGCGGTGCGCAGGAAGCGGGGCGCGGGGAATGTTCTCCTGCGGACCGCGGACCGCGGAGTGCCTCCCCCTCATACGAATTCCGGTTGAACAGTGATGCAATCACTGCGAAACCCGACTGGAAGGACTCGTAGAGCTGCGCAGCAGAGCAGGAAAAGGACGGATTCCAGAATGGAGTGAGCCTTCGGCGCTTTCCCGAAGGAGAACGGAATGGCCGGAATCCGTATCACCGTTCCACCCGGTACCCCCGCCCCCGCTCGCTGCTCACCGCCTCCGGCGCGAGCTTGCGCCGCAGGTAGCGCACGTACACGTCCACGATGCGGGCCTCACCGCCGAAGTCCGGCCCCCACACGCGGTCGAGGAGTTCCTCGCGGGCAAACCAGCGGTCGGGCGAGAGCGCCAGGGCTTCGAGCAGGGCGTACTCGCGACCCGTGACGGCGACCTCTGCCCCGTCCCAGGTGACGGTGCGGGCCACGGTGTCGAGCAGGCCGCGCCCCCCCGCGAAGCTGACGCGCGGTGCCCCCTGCCCCCGCTCGCGCCGCGACAGGGCACGCAGGGTCGCCAGCAGTTCCGGCATGGCAAAAGGCTTGACGAGGTAGGCGTCGCCGCCCAGATCCAGGCCCTGCACCCGGTCACCCAGCTCCCCGCGCGCGGTCAGGAACAGGATGGCGGCGTCCACGTCCGCCTCCCGCAGTGCCCGCGCGACCGCGAAGCCGTCTAGGCCGGGCAGCATCACGTCCAGCACGATCAGGGGGTAGTCGCCCAGCAGGGCTTCTTCCAGCCCCTCCGGCCCGGTCTGCCGCCACGTGACCGCGTAGCCCGCCTCGCGCAGCGCCCCCACCGTGGGCTGGGCGATGCGCGGGTCGTCCTCCACGAACAGCAGCCGCATGGGGTTAGTGTAGAGGTCGCGGCGAAGCGGAGGTTAGGGCGGCGCTCCGTTGCGTTGCCGCAAGTCTCAGGCGTCTACTCCACTGCGCGCCGCCCTTTTTGCGTTTCTCGCTTCGCTCGGAAAGGTTGCCAAAAGACGGCAACCTTTCTGCGCCCCCCCTTAAGCGGCCACGGCCCGCAACAGACCCCAGCCCAGCAAACCCACGGCCACCAGCACGAGCAACCCCAGCCCCGCACTCCGTGCCCGCGCATCGGCCAGCACCGGAGCCGGGAGTCCCCGCGCGGCGAGGGCGAGGATGGTGGGCACCACCAGCAGGTCGTCGCCCCACCCGGCCAGCGGAATCACGTCCGGCAGCAGGTCCACGGGACTCAGCGCGTAGGCCAGCGCCAGCAGCGCCGCTGCCCGCGCCCCCGCAGGCGTCCGCCGGTCCCCCACCGCAAAGAGCAGGGCCAGCGCATCCCGCCAGAACAGCCGCAACCGTGCCATCACGCCGGGGAATACGGTGGGAAGGGGGCGGAAGTTCCGGTAGCCTGGGCCAATCCCTGAAGAACCGAGGCAACCCTCAGGCCAAAACGCAAAAAGTCGCCCCACAGAAAGCAAAAGCTCTTGCCTCCCCTGTTTTTAAACTTTGGAGCCGACGCCCCAGTTCCACCCTTCAAGTGGGCGAGCCTGGAAGAGGAGCTTTCGGGCCGCCAGGCCCGCAGCCGCCAGGTGAATCGCAACAAGTTCCAGGCAGGAACCGTCAACGCTCAAAGCATGTTCGCCGCCGGGCGGGACACCCTTTGCCCAGCGCAGCGCCGCTCCCCCCAGCCCCCCTACCCCCAGAGGGGGCAGGGGGGCTGGGGGGGTGGGGGCTACTCGCAGCAAGATGCCCTGCCCCTCCCAACGTAAGCAGCTAAAACACACCCACCCACCAGCTTCCCCCCGCCTCTGCTACACTCTTTTCCGGCTGCGGGCATCTGCCCGGCCCCGGAGGTCATCAGGAAAGCGGCTCGTCCGTAAGGAGGAGCAGGCGTGTACCGCGAGGACACGCGAGAAACCGCGAACGCCACATCACCGACCAAACGCCCCGCCCGCGCGGGGAGGTGATGCTTCTGGCTCGTTCCGGTTTCTCCCACGGGGAGGACAGCCCGGTTCGGGCGTGTTCGCGTTTGGCCTGAGGGCCTTCCCTGTGCTAGGATTTTTCACTGGTGACTCGCCCGTGGGGTGAGCTTGGCCTCTGCCGGGGCAGCGTTCTTTCGGCAGTGTGGCAGGAGGATTTGGGATGTTTGCGATCATTCAGAGCGGTGGGAAGCAGTACCGCGTGCAGGAAGGCGACGTGGTGCGCGTCGAGAACCTCCAGGGCGAGGCGGGCGACAGCCTGTCCCTGACCCCCATCTTCGTGGGCGGCGAGCAGGCGGTGTTTGGCGAGGGTGCGGGCCGCTTCACGGTGAACGCCGAGATCGTGGAGCACGGTCTGGGCAAGAAGATCTACGTGCGCAAGTACAAGAGCGGCATCCAGTACCGCCGCCGCACGGGTCACCGTCAGGGCTACACGGCCATCCGCATCACGGGCATTCAGGGCTAATCCGGACGGAGGTGAATTGAAATGGCACACAAGAAAGGCGTAGGTTCGTCCAAGAACGGACGTGACAGCAATCCCAAGTACCTGGGCGTCAAGAAGTTCGGCGGCGAAGCGGTCGTCGCGGGCAACATCCTGGTCCGCCAGCGCGGCACCAAGTTCAAGGCTGGGCAGGGCGTCGGCATGGGCCGCGACCACACCCTCTTCGCGCTGGTGGACGGCAAGGTCGTCTTTACCAACCGCGGCGAGCGGGGCCGCTTCATCAGCATCGAAGCCCCTCAGACCGAAGTCGCCGCCGACTGAACGCGGCGGGACAGCAGAGAGGCCGGGCCTGCGGGTGCCGGCCTCTCTGCTGTTTCCCGCGCGGCTGGCGGTCAGGCTGCCCGGCGTGACCCGCCAAGGCGTGCGGTAAACTGAGGCCAGTTGCGGCCTGACCGCCGCGCCCGTCACCCAGGCGGGCAGAAGCGCGGTCAGGCTGCTGTTCACGGGGCCGCGCGAGCAGGCCCCACAAAGGAGCAGGCATGGCGTTTCGAGACGTACTGGACATTGAAGTGGCCGCGGGCAACGGCGGCGACGGCAGCATGAGTTTTCACCGGGCCAAGTATCTGGAAAAGGGCGGCCCGGACGGCGGACACGGTGGGCGCGGCGGCAGCATCATCCTGCGGGCGATCGAGGGCGTGGAGAGCCTGGAGCGGCTGGTGGGCCGGCGCAAGTTCAAGGCGCAGAACGGGGCCTACGGCGAGGGCCGCCTGCGCCAGGGGTCCGACGGTGAGGACCTCTACATCGACGTGCCGGTCGGCACCACCGCCTTCGACCGCGACTCGGAGCGGGTGATTGCCGACCTGGTGCGCGTGGGGCAGGAAAAGGTGATCGCGCGCGGCGGCTTCGGCGGGCGCGGCAACTCCACCTTCGTGAGCAGCACCCGGCAGGCCCCCCGCTTTGCGGAACTGGGCACGCCCGGCGAGAAACGGCGCGTGCGGCTGGAACTGCGCCTGATCGCGGACGTGGGGCTGGTGGGCTACCCCAACGCGGGCAAGAGCAGCCTGCTGGCAGCCCTCTCGCGCGCCAACCCCGCCATTGCCGATTACCCCTTCACCACCCTCTCCCCCATCCTCGGGGTCGTAGAGAGCGCGGACGGCGAGCAGCGCTTCACGATGGCCGACATTCCCGGCATCATCGAGGGGGCCAGCGAGGGCAAGGGCCTGGGGCTGGAGTTCCTGCGGCATATCAGCCGCACCCGGCTGCTGGTGTACGTGCTGGACGTGACCCGCGACCCGGTAGAGGAGCTGCGCGCCTTGCAGGCCGAACTGCGCGCCTACGACCCCACGCTGCTGGAAAACGTCGCAGCCATCGCGCTGAACAAGGTGGAACTGGTGGACGCCGATATCACGGCGATGGTGGAGGACGAACTGGCCGAATTCGGGCTGCCGGTTCTGCCCGTCAGCGCCAGGACCAGCCAGGGCCTGCCCGAACTGCGCGAGGCCCTGTTCGCCCTGTTGCCCGACCGCGAACTCTGGGCGCAGACGCACGCGCTGGACATCGAGCCGGAGGAGGTGCGGGAAGAACCCCTCACCATCACCTTCCGCGAGGGCGAACCTGAGCGCGGCAGCACGGCACCCGAGCGCATCTGGGAGGTGGAGGGCGGCGGCTTCGAGTTCCGCATCAACCGCTTCGCCCGCCACATCGAGGACGCCGCCGAGTACCTCTCGGGTCTCTTCAAGCGCCAGGGCCTCTACAAGGCGCTCAAAAAGGCCGGGGCACGCGAGGGCGACACCGTGGAAATCGGGGCCTTCCGCTTCGAATATTTCGACGACGAGGAGTGACAGGCGCGCCTGGGGGCGTAGGTCTAACCGTCTCCTATCAAACGGTCTAAAGGTCGAACGGTCCGGGAAGCGGGTTGCCTCTCCCTGGACCGTTCGACGGTTTGACCTTTAGACCCTCAGACGGAAGCCTCAGCTCCCCTTCGTCAGAATCCGCACCGACAGAATCTTGTCGGCCACCGCGCCGGGGATGGGCGTTTCCTGGCCGGTGCTGGTGTCACTGGTGCGGGTGAGTTTCGCCAGCACGTCGTCGCCCTGCACCACCTTGCCGAAGATGGTGTGCTTGCCGTTCAGGGAGTCGGTGGGCGCGAAGGTGATGAAAAACTGCGAGCCGTTGGTGCCGGTGCCCTGCGGGCCAGGGCCGCTGTTCGCCATCGCCAGGACGCCGGGGCCGTCGAAGGTCAGCCGCGTGCGAATCTCGTCGGGGAACTGGTAGCCGGGGCCACCGGTGCCCCACCCGGCCTTCTTGCTCTCGTCGGCGCTGAGCGGGTCGCCCGTCTGCGCCATGAAGCCCTCGATGACGCGGTGAAAGCGGATGCCGTCATAGAAGTGGTTGCGGGCCAGCGTCACGAAGTTGTTGACGGTGACGGGCGTTTCCTGTTCGTACAGGTCGGCCAGAATCTGGCCCCGGTCGGTGTCGATCAGGGCGTAGTAATCCTTGCCGTCTTGCAGGCTCATGGCGGGTTCGGCCTTGAAGTCGCGCACGGGCTTGTCGGACAGCGGCGGCACCAGCGTATAGCCCGCGGGAAGGGGACCGGGGGTGGTGACGGCCGCCGCCTTGGTCGTGTCCGTCTTGGTGGTGTCGGTGGTGGCCGTGTCGGTCTTCGTGGTATCGGTCTGGGTGGTGTCGGTCGCCGTCTCCTTCTTCTGGCAGGCGGACAGGGCAAGGAGCGCGGTGAGCAGCAGGGCGGCCTGTTTCATGACGCGCAGTCTAGCGGGCCTGCGTGAGGACCGCTGCGTCCTCATGGGGCCACATCTTCTACACTGGGCGGGTGATCGTGACGATAGACGGCGTGGCCGCCAGCGGAAAGTCGAGCGTCGCGTCGGGCGTCGCGCGGGCGCTGGGCGTGCCCTACGTGAGCAGCGGGCTGCTGTACCGCGCCGCGACCCTGCTGGCCCTCGAAGCGGGCGTGCCGCTGGACGAGGCCCCCGCCCTGCTGACGCACCTGCACGCCCACCCCCTGCGGCTCGAAGCCCTCTCGGCGGGCAACCGCGTGTGGTGCGGCAAGCGCGAGCTGACGGACGACCTGCATTCCTCGCGGGTGGACGGCGGAGTGAGCCGGGTGGCGGCGCTGCCCGAGGTGCGCGCCTGGGTCGATGCCCAGCTTCGCGCCCTGCCCGCCCCCTTTGTCGCGGAGGGCCGCGACATGGGCACCCACGTGTTCCCGCAGGCGGACGCCAAGTTCTACCTGACCGCCAGCCCCCGCGTGCGAGCCGAGCGCCGCGCCCGCGAACGCCCCGAGGATGTGCCCGCCATCGAGGCGGCCCTGATCGAGCGTGACCACCGCGACCGCGCCCAGAGTGCCCCGGCCCCCGACGCCCGCCTCATCGACACCGGGACACTGCCGCTGGACGGCGTGATCGGCGCGGTCCTGGCGGCGCTGCCCGCCCGCCGGGCGTAGGGGGAGCGGGTGCCTGCCTCCGCCCTCTCCGCCGAGGCCATGCCGGTTCCGCACCCCCTGGCCTATCCCCTGGTTCACGCCCTGGTGTCCCTGCCCGTCGCCTACGGGGGTGGCCTGAGCGTGGAGGGCCTGGAACATGTACCACATGGCACGCCCGCCGTGATTGCGGGAAATCATCAGCTCGCCCTGGACCCCTTCGTGATCGGGTACGCCGTGCCGTCCCGTCTGGCCCGCGTGCAGTTCATGGCGAAACAGGAAGCCTTTACCTGGCCGCTGGTCGGCCCCATCCTGCGGTCGGTCGGTGCCTTTCCGGTGGACCGCACGGCGCACGACACGCGGGCGGTGCGGCAGGCCATTCGCGTGTTGCAGGCGGGCGGCATAGTCGGCATCTTTCCCCAGGGCACCCGCGGCGGCGCGGAGCTGCACGGCGGCCTCGCCCTGATCGCCCTGCGGGGCCGCGCGCCCATCGTGCCGGTGCGGGTCTGGCACGAGCGCCCCACGGGGCTGCGCCGGGGCCTGCCGGGGGGCCACTGGTACGTCCGCTTTGGCCCCCCCCTCGCCCCCGAGGGCAGCATTCGCGGCCTCACGCTACGCTGGGAAAACGCGGTGGCAGTGCTGGGGTAGGGCGGGGACGTAACCGGTTGCCGGACCTTTGCGAGCCGAACGGAGTGATACGGGATTAAGTTGATTCGCTGATATCAAGATAGCTTGCCTGCCCCCTCTCCCCCTGCGGGAGAGGGCTGGGGAGAGGGGGCGACCGGGCAGCTTGCACGCTTCCCGGATGCCAAGGGCTCATTTTAATCCCGTATGAGAAACCGTGAGGAGGGTGGCGCGCAGTAGAGTTGCCGCCCGAGACATGCGGCGACGTAACGGAGCGTCCCAACCCAAGCACAGAGATGCGGTGCAGGACTCAAGCAGAGGCCCCCAAGGCCGCAACGCAGCGCGCAAGAAGCAAAGAAGCAGGGCAGGGAGTGGTTCCCTGCCCTGCTTCTTTGCATGACCCGAACTGGAAGGTCAGCGCACCACTGTGAACTTCTGGCTGGTGTAGACCTCGGTGTGGGCCGGGTTGCTCTCGTCGCCCAGCGCCTTCAGCACGCGCAGGCGAAGCTGGTACTGGCCCGCGGGAGCATCGCTGCCGTTGCTGAGCTTGCCGTTCCAGCGGAAGGTGTCGAAGGCGTCACTGTTGGCATCAACGTAGATGTTCGTCTCGTTGCGGCCCCAGTAGTTGTAGGTGGCAATGGTGTCCTTGAGGTTCCCATTCGCGTCCAGCAGCTCGAAGGAGACGCGGCGCGACTGGTGCGAGAACTGCGCCAGCACGTAGGGCGAGTCCAGGTAGTTGCCCACCTTCTGGAAGGTGTAGTCGGGCAGGGTGGTGGGCTTGTCGCTTTCCATGTACAGCTCGTCGGCGACATCGTCACCCAGGGCCGGGAAGTCGTAGACCTTGCCACCGATCTGCACGTCGCCCAGCACCTTGATGCTCTGGTAGTCGCCCTTGAAGCCGCTGTAGGGCACGTTCAGGCTGTTGCCCGAGGCACTCTCCAGATACACGTAGCCACCGTACTGCGACCGGTCGGGGGCACCGGCGGGCGGCGTCACCACGATGTTCAGCTCGGCCTCACCGTAGGGCGGCACCACCACTTCGACCGTGCCATTGTCGGCGTCCTTCCCGTTGATGGTCATGGTGGCGTACTTCTGGCTCGGGCTGGGGGCCAGCGTCGTGCCGCCGATGGTCAGGGCGGGGTAGTTGTAGGCCGTGAAGACCTCGCGGCGGGCGCTGTTGTTCTTCAGCACCAGCACCTTGCTGCGGGTGGCAAAGGTGTCACTCTCACCCAAGCTGAGCTTGCTGGGCGTCACGCTGACGGTGTTGTTGTAGGCGTTGACCACGTTGACCATGCCCGCGCCCTGAAGCTGCACGTAGGTGGGCAGGCCCTTGATCAGGGTGGCCCCGTTCAGGAACCAGCGCATGGAAGCCGTGTTCATCAGGCGGGTCCGCATGTCCTTGGCCTGAATGTTGGGGTAGGCCTGGAGCATCAGCGCGGCCACACCCGCCACGTGCGGCGCAGCCATGCTGGTGCCGCTCAGCACCGCGTAGCCCGTCGCTTCCTTGCTCAGGGGGTACGTG
The genomic region above belongs to Deinococcus carri and contains:
- a CDS encoding HAMP domain-containing sensor histidine kinase, which encodes MRGRHSAVRGPQENIPRAPLPAHRAPLSLRARLALWAALATALAVALVAAGLFFVVNSFLFAAQRDRLTSAVGVVQARVAAELGRGDDLLAALLGVQGTLAPADLAAIVDADPQTRQLDVRLLTAGGGRVRMLTTPRFPEGIPTGLRPGTYRLGDRLVAVSVLARGRAELTVVTDARALGEAQAAFGRALWVLVPLALALALALGWTVAGRLLAPVRTLEGAARDIGAGGNLRRPVPGAGEGDELARLALTLQETFARLADARDREQDFLRAAAHDLRSPLAALTARVDATLARDRSADRYRAELREIGTDITRLSDLANHLLLLARDPAALTREEVPLRDLAAGAVDRARELNPEADVDLLAPQPVRVAGDRVLLGQAVWNLTANAALHAPGATVTVSVRDDGAGGGIVEVRDDGPGVEAAVLARLGEAFYRPDASRSTGGHGLGLALVRRAAELHGGTLTLDSAPGQGFTATLHLPARPLLPAGVLPSPA
- the rpmA gene encoding 50S ribosomal protein L27; protein product: MAHKKGVGSSKNGRDSNPKYLGVKKFGGEAVVAGNILVRQRGTKFKAGQGVGMGRDHTLFALVDGKVVFTNRGERGRFISIEAPQTEVAAD
- a CDS encoding lysophospholipid acyltransferase family protein, producing MPASALSAEAMPVPHPLAYPLVHALVSLPVAYGGGLSVEGLEHVPHGTPAVIAGNHQLALDPFVIGYAVPSRLARVQFMAKQEAFTWPLVGPILRSVGAFPVDRTAHDTRAVRQAIRVLQAGGIVGIFPQGTRGGAELHGGLALIALRGRAPIVPVRVWHERPTGLRRGLPGGHWYVRFGPPLAPEGSIRGLTLRWENAVAVLG
- the cmk gene encoding (d)CMP kinase, which encodes MIVTIDGVAASGKSSVASGVARALGVPYVSSGLLYRAATLLALEAGVPLDEAPALLTHLHAHPLRLEALSAGNRVWCGKRELTDDLHSSRVDGGVSRVAALPEVRAWVDAQLRALPAPFVAEGRDMGTHVFPQADAKFYLTASPRVRAERRARERPEDVPAIEAALIERDHRDRAQSAPAPDARLIDTGTLPLDGVIGAVLAALPARRA
- the rplU gene encoding 50S ribosomal protein L21, which translates into the protein MFAIIQSGGKQYRVQEGDVVRVENLQGEAGDSLSLTPIFVGGEQAVFGEGAGRFTVNAEIVEHGLGKKIYVRKYKSGIQYRRRTGHRQGYTAIRITGIQG
- a CDS encoding YkvA family protein; amino-acid sequence: MARLRLFWRDALALLFAVGDRRTPAGARAAALLALAYALSPVDLLPDVIPLAGWGDDLLVVPTILALAARGLPAPVLADARARSAGLGLLVLVAVGLLGWGLLRAVAA
- a CDS encoding peptidylprolyl isomerase — protein: MKQAALLLTALLALSACQKKETATDTTQTDTTKTDTATTDTTKTDTTKAAAVTTPGPLPAGYTLVPPLSDKPVRDFKAEPAMSLQDGKDYYALIDTDRGQILADLYEQETPVTVNNFVTLARNHFYDGIRFHRVIEGFMAQTGDPLSADESKKAGWGTGGPGYQFPDEIRTRLTFDGPGVLAMANSGPGPQGTGTNGSQFFITFAPTDSLNGKHTIFGKVVQGDDVLAKLTRTSDTSTGQETPIPGAVADKILSVRILTKGS
- a CDS encoding response regulator transcription factor, which produces MRLLFVEDDPRIAQPTVGALREAGYAVTWRQTGPEGLEEALLGDYPLIVLDVMLPGLDGFAVARALREADVDAAILFLTARGELGDRVQGLDLGGDAYLVKPFAMPELLATLRALSRRERGQGAPRVSFAGGRGLLDTVARTVTWDGAEVAVTGREYALLEALALSPDRWFAREELLDRVWGPDFGGEARIVDVYVRYLRRKLAPEAVSSERGRGYRVER
- the obgE gene encoding GTPase ObgE, yielding MAFRDVLDIEVAAGNGGDGSMSFHRAKYLEKGGPDGGHGGRGGSIILRAIEGVESLERLVGRRKFKAQNGAYGEGRLRQGSDGEDLYIDVPVGTTAFDRDSERVIADLVRVGQEKVIARGGFGGRGNSTFVSSTRQAPRFAELGTPGEKRRVRLELRLIADVGLVGYPNAGKSSLLAALSRANPAIADYPFTTLSPILGVVESADGEQRFTMADIPGIIEGASEGKGLGLEFLRHISRTRLLVYVLDVTRDPVEELRALQAELRAYDPTLLENVAAIALNKVELVDADITAMVEDELAEFGLPVLPVSARTSQGLPELREALFALLPDRELWAQTHALDIEPEEVREEPLTITFREGEPERGSTAPERIWEVEGGGFEFRINRFARHIEDAAEYLSGLFKRQGLYKALKKAGAREGDTVEIGAFRFEYFDDEE